From Nocardia sp. NBC_00416:
TCACGGCCGACACCACCGGCACACCCGAACTGCGGGTGGGCCGGGCTCATCTGCCGGTGTCGTTCGTCGCTCGTGCCACCGTGGTGCCCAAGAGCGCCAAGAGCGCGGCGCTGGGCCGCCAGCTGGATCCGGCGGCCTATGTCCAGCACCGCCCGTGGATCGGCACCATGGTCCTGCTGGTGCTCGACGATCCCGATGACCCGACGCCCTACTGGTTGGTCAGTACGCGCCGGCCCGCGGAGGTCCTGGCCGCGCTCGGGATCCCGAGCGCGGAATGACCTCACGGGCCGCTCAGGCCGCGCAATCCCTGCAGATGAGCTGACCGCCGCTGTCGCTCGCGAGCCGGCTGCGGTGATGTACCAGGAAACAGCTCGAGCAGGTGAACTCGTCGGCCTGTTTCGGGATCACCCGAACCGTCAGCACTTCCTCGGACAGGTCCGCGCCGGGGAGTTCGAACGACTCCGCGGTATCGGATTCGTCGACATCCACGACGGCGGACTGGGCCTCGTTGCGACGAGCCTTCAGCTCCTCGAGCGAATCCTCCGACACATCGTCGGACTCGGTACGCCTCGGTGCGTCATAGTCGGTTGCCATGTCGTCTTCCCCTCGTCCTTACTCCGTATATCCGGATCGGCGCACGCCGTCTGCTCGACCGCGCCCGCCGCCCCGCCGGTGGTGCACTTCACACCCGCACCGGTCCTCTATCAGCGCGAATCCGATGGACCCAACTCCGATAGCGTCCGGACAACGCATGAGTTGCCCTGCTTGTTCCCGTGACCGATCGCCGATTTACTCATGGATATTTCGGTCTGGGCGGCCAGACAATAGCGGACGGTTCGGAAAATGTCGCAATCGAAACCCAGCCGTGTCGAAACCGCTGGCCAATCGATACGCGCCGCCCGACGTGCCGCGAGCGGCCCGGTGACGCGCTCGGAGCGGCCTGGGTAATGCGCGGCGCGCCGGTACGGGTACGTACAGTATCGACGTGGTTTCACTGATCACCGAAGGCAGTCCCACGGATGCCCGAGGCCGTCCCTACCCGCGCCGACGGATGCGGCCCTGGCTGATCCTTGTCGTCGTGCTCGTTGTCGTCTGCGCAGGCTTGTGGATCAAGGCGCTGACCACCAACGACCACGACTACACCCCGATGGCGTGCAATTCGCCGAGCCCGGCCACCGACCCGAAGGCCGGGCCCCAGCCGCTGCCGGGTCAGCGGGTCGGCGCGAGCCTGTTCGAGGATGTGGAGCCGGCCCCGATGGCCGGCACGAAAGTCCGAGTCCTGAACGCCAACGGGCAGCGCGGACAGGCCGCCCATGTGGCGGCCCAGCTCGGCGATCTGGGTTTCGGCAGCGCACCCGGCGATCCTTTCGGTAACGATCCGATATATGCCAACGGTGATCTCGAATGCACCGGGCAGATCCGGTTCGGCGAAAGCGGCCGTCCGGTCGCGGCGGCGGTGCAACTCGCCGTACCGTGCGCCGAGCTCGTCGAGGACAAACGCGATGATGCCTCGGTCGACCTCGTGCTGGGCGCACTGTTCGGCGGCGACCTGCAGCCGAACAACGATGCCGAGGAAGTGCTGCGCTCGCTGAAGAACCCGGTGAGCGGCGAGAGCCCGGCGATCGATCCCGATATGCTCGAAGCCGCCCGCACCGCCCGCTGCTGACCGCCGGCCCCCGGCGCCGGGCGGTCAGGATTCCGGAATGGACTCCGAGATCCCGAGCCGGTCGAGTAGCGCCAAGAGCTCGTCCCCGATCCCGGGGGCCGCGGCCACCACCAGCGCACCCTCCGCGCCGGTGGTCGGCAACGGCGGCAGCCGCAGCACCGCGCCGGCCTCGGCCGCGATCAGTGCCCCGGCCGCCCAGTCCCACGGGTTCAGGCCGTGTTCGTAGTGCGCGTCCACCCGACCCTCCGCGACCATGCACAGATCCAGCGCCGCCGCGCCTATCCGGCGGATATCGCGGACGTGGGGCAGCAGGTCGGCCACACAGGCCGCCTGCCGGGTCCGGCGCGGCACGCCGTAGGCGAACCCCGTGGCGACCAGCGCCAGCCGGGCCGACCGCACCGGGTTGCAGCGCAGCGGTGTATCCGAGCCGTCCGGCCCGATCCGCAACGCCCCCAGGCCGGTGGCTGCCGTGTACACCGTCGACGCGGCGACATCGGCCACCGCACCCGCGACCGGTCGGCCGCCGCGGACCGCGGCCACCGACACCGCGTAGGCCGGTATGCCGTAGAGGAAGTTCACGGTTCCGTCGATCGGGTCCACGACCCACACCACATCGTCCGCGCCGGCCCCGGCGAGATCGCCGCCGCCTTCTTCGCCCAGAATGCGGTCGCCGGGACGCAGCCGGGCGAGTTCGTCGCGGATCAACTGCTCGGACTCGGTATCGACGACGGTCACCGGGTCGGTCGGGGTGCTCTTGGTGCGGACCGCGGCCTCGACGGGACCGGCGGGACCGAATACCTCCGGACGCCTGGCCCGCACATGCGCGGCGGCGACACCGGCCAGATGGGTCGCGATGCGGCGCAGCACGGTCGCGTCGGCGGGGGTGGGTTCGGTGGCAGCGGTGAGAGACCAAATCGATTCCGGCACGTCCTCCATCGCAGCACAGATCCTGCGGCTCGGGCGTCCGGGTCCGCGCATTACTCTTGTCGTGCACACCACATCGGTGGAGCGCCGACCCGGAGGAGACGGCGCGACGCGTGTGGCCGGTACGGCGTCGTCCGGATACTTCGCACGCGGACCGGCTCTACACGAAAACCGGTGCGGGGCAAGACGACATCAGCCAGCACAGGGAACGAGGGAAGCCCGCATGTCCGGTCGACGGCACGCGTTCGGTATCGATATCGGCGGTAGCGGCGTCAAGGGCGCCGCGGTCGATCTGGACACCGGAGAGCTCGTG
This genomic window contains:
- a CDS encoding inositol monophosphatase family protein, coding for MEDVPESIWSLTAATEPTPADATVLRRIATHLAGVAAAHVRARRPEVFGPAGPVEAAVRTKSTPTDPVTVVDTESEQLIRDELARLRPGDRILGEEGGGDLAGAGADDVVWVVDPIDGTVNFLYGIPAYAVSVAAVRGGRPVAGAVADVAASTVYTAATGLGALRIGPDGSDTPLRCNPVRSARLALVATGFAYGVPRRTRQAACVADLLPHVRDIRRIGAAALDLCMVAEGRVDAHYEHGLNPWDWAAGALIAAEAGAVLRLPPLPTTGAEGALVVAAAPGIGDELLALLDRLGISESIPES
- a CDS encoding DUF4193 domain-containing protein, which encodes MATDYDAPRRTESDDVSEDSLEELKARRNEAQSAVVDVDESDTAESFELPGADLSEEVLTVRVIPKQADEFTCSSCFLVHHRSRLASDSGGQLICRDCAA
- a CDS encoding DUF3093 domain-containing protein codes for the protein MSDQPRPTETEHRARPESGAHHERLWVPLWWWPVGFALAGLLAAEIHMGAPGLRAWLPYVLLFPIPVWVLLWMSRHRLEVTADTTGTPELRVGRAHLPVSFVARATVVPKSAKSAALGRQLDPAAYVQHRPWIGTMVLLVLDDPDDPTPYWLVSTRRPAEVLAALGIPSAE
- the cei gene encoding envelope integrity protein Cei; protein product: MVSLITEGSPTDARGRPYPRRRMRPWLILVVVLVVVCAGLWIKALTTNDHDYTPMACNSPSPATDPKAGPQPLPGQRVGASLFEDVEPAPMAGTKVRVLNANGQRGQAAHVAAQLGDLGFGSAPGDPFGNDPIYANGDLECTGQIRFGESGRPVAAAVQLAVPCAELVEDKRDDASVDLVLGALFGGDLQPNNDAEEVLRSLKNPVSGESPAIDPDMLEAARTARC